A region from the Nocardioides plantarum genome encodes:
- a CDS encoding ABC transporter permease, giving the protein MRDTGRVHWRLLVAGFRRQSTYRLAALGGLVANTTFGFLKVAILFAAVRAAGGELEGYDIGAVSAYVWISQAMLGSVNLNGRTDLAERIRTGDVAVDFLRPVDVQGAFVATEVGRSLFAFLPRGLPTLTIGVLVVGVPAPDDVAAYPLGAVSVLLAITVSATTVYLLATAGFWLVETRGLQVLYMIVSGFFAGLFLPIWFLPTWLYAVVSATPFPSMLMYPADILSGRVDGGGALLHVLVQAGWLVATVAAGQWLTRSGRRRLEVQGG; this is encoded by the coding sequence GTGCGCGACACCGGGCGGGTCCACTGGCGGCTCCTCGTCGCGGGCTTCCGGCGCCAGTCGACCTATCGGCTCGCCGCGCTCGGCGGGCTGGTCGCCAACACCACGTTCGGGTTCCTCAAGGTGGCGATCCTCTTCGCCGCGGTCCGGGCCGCTGGTGGCGAGCTCGAGGGCTACGACATCGGCGCCGTGAGCGCCTACGTCTGGATCAGTCAGGCGATGCTCGGCTCGGTCAACCTCAACGGACGCACCGATCTCGCCGAGCGCATCCGCACCGGCGACGTCGCGGTGGACTTCCTGCGCCCGGTCGACGTGCAGGGGGCCTTCGTGGCCACCGAGGTCGGCCGCTCGCTGTTCGCCTTCCTCCCCCGCGGGCTGCCGACGCTGACCATCGGCGTCCTCGTGGTCGGCGTACCGGCTCCCGACGACGTGGCGGCCTACCCCCTCGGCGCGGTCAGCGTCCTGCTGGCGATCACCGTCTCCGCCACGACCGTCTACCTGCTGGCGACCGCGGGGTTCTGGCTGGTCGAGACCCGCGGGCTGCAGGTGCTCTACATGATCGTGTCGGGGTTCTTCGCCGGGCTGTTCCTGCCGATCTGGTTCCTCCCCACCTGGTTGTACGCCGTCGTGAGCGCGACGCCGTTCCCGTCGATGCTGATGTATCCCGCCGACATCCTCTCCGGCCGCGTCGACGGCGGCGGGGCCTTGCTGCACGTGCTCGTCCAGGCCGGTTGGCTCGTCGCGACCGTCGCGGCCGGCCAGTGGCTCACCCGCAGCGGGCGCCGACGGCTGGAGGTGCAGGGCGGATGA
- a CDS encoding ABC transporter permease, translated as MSDLSTRLSSRTAPYRAVLASRMRSQRSHRASFRVDLLSSVLVGVVELAEVTVLYLQVDRIGGLDLAAVLLVFAISDTGFSLADMVAGHCDTIPTYIRAGTLDVFYLRPQPLLLQLMTSDLQLRRLARASVGVAVLVVALVVNDLTWDAATIGLLALSLVCAPLTFAALFVWAAGAQFFLVDGAETTNAFVYGGRYAATQPATVWSRPLLVVFGFVFPMAFTAFLPVVTLLDLDGASRLGLPDWIGWTAPLAVVWAWALAALSWRLGVRHYQGGGG; from the coding sequence ATGAGCGACCTCTCCACCCGGCTCTCGTCGCGCACGGCGCCGTACCGCGCCGTGCTCGCCTCGCGGATGCGCTCGCAGCGCAGCCACCGGGCGAGCTTCCGCGTCGACCTGCTCAGCTCCGTGCTCGTCGGCGTCGTCGAGCTCGCCGAGGTGACGGTGCTCTACCTCCAGGTCGACCGGATCGGCGGTCTCGACCTCGCCGCCGTGCTGCTGGTCTTCGCGATCTCCGACACCGGCTTCTCGCTGGCCGACATGGTCGCCGGGCACTGCGACACCATCCCGACCTACATCCGCGCCGGCACGCTAGACGTCTTCTACCTGCGGCCCCAGCCGCTGCTGCTCCAGCTGATGACCAGCGACCTGCAGCTGCGCCGCCTCGCGCGCGCCTCGGTGGGTGTCGCCGTGCTCGTGGTCGCCCTGGTGGTCAACGACCTGACCTGGGACGCCGCGACGATCGGCCTGCTGGCGCTGTCGCTCGTCTGCGCACCGCTCACGTTCGCCGCCCTGTTCGTCTGGGCGGCCGGCGCGCAGTTCTTCCTCGTCGACGGGGCCGAGACCACCAACGCGTTCGTGTACGGCGGCCGCTACGCCGCCACCCAGCCCGCGACCGTCTGGAGCCGGCCGTTGCTGGTCGTCTTCGGCTTCGTCTTCCCGATGGCGTTCACCGCGTTCCTGCCGGTGGTCACGCTGCTCGACCTCGACGGGGCCAGCCGGCTCGGACTCCCCGACTGGATCGGCTGGACCGCCCCGCTCGCCGTCGTGTGGGCCTGGGCCCTCGCGGCGCTGAGCTGGCGGCTCGGCGTCAGGCACTACCAAGGAGGCGGCGGATGA
- a CDS encoding ABC transporter ATP-binding protein translates to MSDSTDPIIRTEALGRDFRVRDGLGRRTVVAVDDLSVEITAGEAVGYIGANGAGKSTTIKMLTGILVPTRGSVTTCGLRPVPDRRRLAREVGVVFGQRTQLWWDLPVSESLRILAAIHSLSPAAERDRTDELVERLELEEFLATPVRQLSLGQRMRAEVAAALLHSPRLVILDEPTIGLDVLSKQRLREFLVSERREHGTTLLLTTHDMGDVERLCDRILLVDRGSLVFDGTLAGLSATVGAERVMVVDLAAPTPDLLEVEGTVHRGSEGGGLRQRLGFDPGTTTASRVLAQVAEHAEVVDLAIEEPDVEDVVRRVYASRR, encoded by the coding sequence ATGAGCGACAGCACCGACCCGATCATCAGGACCGAGGCGCTCGGGCGCGACTTCAGGGTCCGCGACGGCCTGGGGCGTCGTACGGTCGTGGCCGTCGACGACCTCTCCGTCGAGATCACCGCGGGCGAGGCCGTCGGCTACATCGGCGCCAACGGGGCCGGCAAGTCCACGACGATCAAGATGCTCACCGGCATCCTGGTGCCGACGCGCGGCAGCGTGACCACCTGCGGGCTCCGGCCGGTCCCCGACCGGCGACGCCTGGCCCGCGAGGTCGGCGTGGTCTTCGGCCAGCGCACGCAGCTTTGGTGGGACCTGCCGGTGAGCGAGTCGCTGCGCATCCTGGCCGCGATCCACTCCCTGTCCCCCGCCGCCGAGCGCGACCGGACCGACGAGCTGGTCGAGCGGCTCGAGCTCGAGGAGTTCCTCGCCACGCCCGTGCGGCAGCTGTCGCTGGGCCAGCGGATGCGGGCCGAGGTCGCCGCCGCGCTGCTGCACTCGCCCCGCCTGGTCATCCTCGACGAGCCCACCATCGGGCTCGACGTGCTGTCGAAGCAGCGGCTGCGCGAGTTCCTCGTCTCCGAGCGGCGCGAGCACGGCACGACGCTGCTGCTGACCACCCACGACATGGGCGACGTCGAGCGGCTCTGCGACCGGATCCTGCTGGTCGACCGCGGCTCGTTGGTCTTCGACGGCACCCTGGCCGGGCTCTCGGCCACCGTGGGCGCCGAGCGGGTGATGGTCGTCGACCTCGCCGCCCCCACTCCGGACCTCCTCGAGGTCGAGGGCACGGTCCACCGCGGCAGCGAGGGCGGCGGCCTGCGCCAACGGCTGGGCTTCGACCCCGGCACCACCACCGCCTCACGCGTGCTCGCCCAGGTGGCCGAGCACGCCGAGGTCGTCGACCTGGCGATCGAGGAGCCCGACGTCGAGGACGTCGTACGCCGGGTCTACGCCTCCCGACGCTGA
- a CDS encoding VWA domain-containing protein, whose translation MPISLDKVESTAPGLVSLAKTAKVSLEKRNLFGTKAKVAVVMDFSGSMSREYSSGRVQNLTERILALATQLDDDGAIDFFVFDSSAAYLGEVPLDNYAGAVTRLTEGRRMGTTDYAGAFRVVRDHFGFAPPKLVQQAGGEKKGLFGRKKKVEGAVDVALPDGLRPANEPVFAIFLTDGAPNSKPQAVQALIEVSTAPIFWKFLSIGAESFDFLQKLDDLQERVIDNADYKPIGSIDSLSDEALIDALLDEYGEYVAEARKLGLIV comes from the coding sequence ATGCCCATCTCCCTCGACAAGGTCGAGTCCACCGCCCCCGGTCTGGTCTCCCTGGCCAAGACGGCCAAGGTCAGCCTCGAGAAGCGCAACCTGTTCGGCACCAAGGCCAAGGTCGCGGTCGTCATGGACTTCAGCGGCTCGATGTCGCGCGAGTACAGCTCCGGGCGCGTGCAGAACCTCACCGAGCGGATCCTCGCCCTGGCCACCCAGCTCGACGACGACGGCGCGATCGACTTCTTCGTCTTCGACTCCTCAGCGGCCTACCTCGGCGAGGTGCCGCTCGACAACTACGCGGGTGCGGTCACCCGGCTGACCGAGGGCCGGCGGATGGGCACCACCGACTACGCCGGGGCGTTCCGGGTCGTCCGCGACCACTTCGGCTTCGCGCCGCCCAAGCTCGTCCAGCAGGCCGGGGGCGAGAAGAAGGGGCTCTTCGGTCGCAAGAAGAAGGTCGAGGGCGCCGTCGACGTGGCGCTGCCCGACGGCCTGCGCCCGGCCAACGAGCCGGTGTTCGCCATCTTCCTCACCGACGGTGCGCCCAACTCCAAGCCCCAGGCCGTGCAGGCGCTGATCGAGGTGTCGACCGCACCGATCTTCTGGAAGTTCCTGTCCATCGGCGCCGAGTCGTTCGACTTCCTGCAGAAGCTCGACGACCTGCAGGAGCGGGTCATCGACAACGCCGACTACAAGCCGATCGGCTCCATCGACTCCCTGTCCGACGAGGCCCTGATCGACGCCCTGCTCGACGAGTATGGCGAGTACGTCGCCGAGGCCCGCAAGCTCGGCCTCATCGTCTGA
- a CDS encoding SDR family oxidoreductase, whose amino-acid sequence MSTPKIWFITGASRGFGREWSIAALERGDRVAATARDTSTLDDLVEKYGDAVLPIELDVTDHDADVAAVGRAHEHFGRLDVVVNNAGYGHFGFVEELTEAEFRAQMETNVFGAMWVTQAALPFLREQGSGHILQVSSIGGISAFPLVGAYHASKWALEGFSQALAQEVAGFGIHVTLIEPGGFATDWGGSSASRSAGLPAYDALREQVAEQRKQRGGTPGDPTASAAAVLRIVDAEEPPLRAFLGSAPLGIAKADYESRLATWEQWQDNAELAQG is encoded by the coding sequence ATGAGCACTCCGAAGATCTGGTTCATCACCGGCGCCTCGCGCGGCTTCGGCCGCGAGTGGAGCATCGCGGCCCTCGAGCGTGGCGACCGCGTCGCCGCCACCGCACGCGACACCTCCACCCTCGACGACCTGGTCGAGAAGTACGGCGACGCCGTGCTCCCGATCGAGCTCGACGTCACCGACCACGACGCCGACGTCGCCGCGGTCGGCCGCGCCCACGAGCACTTCGGCCGCCTCGACGTGGTGGTCAACAACGCCGGCTACGGCCACTTCGGCTTCGTCGAGGAGCTCACCGAGGCCGAGTTCCGCGCCCAGATGGAGACCAACGTCTTCGGGGCGATGTGGGTGACCCAGGCCGCGCTGCCGTTCCTGCGCGAGCAGGGCTCGGGCCACATCCTGCAGGTGTCCTCGATCGGCGGCATCTCGGCGTTCCCCCTCGTCGGCGCCTACCACGCGTCGAAGTGGGCCCTGGAGGGCTTCTCGCAGGCCCTGGCCCAGGAGGTCGCCGGCTTCGGCATCCACGTCACCCTCATCGAGCCGGGCGGGTTCGCCACCGACTGGGGCGGGTCCTCGGCCTCCCGCTCGGCCGGGCTCCCGGCGTACGACGCCCTGCGCGAGCAGGTCGCCGAGCAGCGCAAGCAGCGCGGCGGGACCCCGGGCGACCCGACCGCCTCGGCCGCCGCCGTCCTGCGCATCGTCGACGCCGAGGAGCCGCCGCTGCGCGCGTTCCTCGGCTCGGCGCCGCTGGGCATCGCCAAGGCCGACTACGAGTCGCGCCTCGCCACCTGGGAGCAGTGGCAGGACAACGCGGAGCTCGCCCAGGGCTGA
- a CDS encoding NAD-dependent succinate-semialdehyde dehydrogenase has translation MSDARTSGPAYQVVNPATGKVVETFDHATDQEIESALAGAHAAYGVWRDVPIAERARTVTRIGELFAERRDELAAIATEEMGKPLGEAREEAEFCGQIFDYFATEGPGLAADQPITTFSGGQAMVQRLPIGPLLGIMPWNYPFYQIARFAAPNLMLGNTIVLKHAESVPRSALAVQQIMVDAGLPEGAYVNVFATFEQIEQVIGDPRIAGVSLTGSERAGSVVAAIAGKNLKKCVLELGGSDPYIVLDTDDAAGAADLAWDTRISNTGQACNSNKRMIVMQDVYDDFVARLTERAQGLRPGDPAEEAEGTFAPLSSRAAAELVAAQVDDAVSKGATLHAGGVLGEAPAAYYSPAVLTGVTEDMRAYREELFGPVAVVYAVSDDDEALTLANDSAYGLGGAVFSTDTERARGVAQRLEVGMSNVNTPAGEGAEVPFGGVKRSGFGRELGPLGMDEFVNKRMFYVAD, from the coding sequence ATGAGCGACGCGAGGACATCCGGACCGGCCTACCAGGTGGTCAACCCGGCGACGGGCAAGGTCGTGGAGACCTTCGACCACGCGACCGACCAGGAGATCGAGTCGGCGCTCGCCGGTGCGCACGCGGCGTACGGCGTCTGGCGCGACGTGCCCATCGCCGAGCGGGCGAGGACGGTCACCAGGATCGGGGAGCTGTTCGCCGAGCGGCGGGACGAGCTGGCCGCGATCGCGACCGAGGAGATGGGCAAGCCGCTGGGCGAGGCTCGCGAGGAGGCGGAGTTCTGCGGTCAGATCTTCGACTACTTCGCGACGGAGGGGCCGGGGCTGGCGGCCGACCAGCCGATCACGACGTTCTCCGGCGGCCAGGCGATGGTCCAGCGGCTCCCCATCGGCCCGCTGCTGGGGATCATGCCGTGGAACTACCCCTTCTACCAGATCGCCCGGTTCGCGGCGCCCAACCTGATGCTGGGCAACACCATCGTGCTCAAGCACGCCGAGTCGGTGCCGCGGTCCGCGCTGGCGGTCCAGCAGATCATGGTCGATGCCGGCCTGCCGGAGGGCGCCTACGTCAACGTGTTCGCCACCTTCGAGCAGATCGAGCAGGTCATCGGCGACCCGCGCATCGCGGGCGTCTCCCTCACCGGCTCGGAGCGTGCGGGATCGGTGGTCGCGGCCATCGCCGGCAAGAACCTGAAGAAGTGCGTGCTCGAGCTCGGCGGCTCCGACCCCTACATCGTCCTCGACACCGACGACGCGGCCGGCGCCGCCGACCTCGCCTGGGACACCCGGATCAGCAACACCGGCCAGGCCTGCAACTCCAACAAGCGCATGATCGTGATGCAGGACGTCTACGACGACTTCGTCGCACGGCTCACCGAGCGGGCCCAGGGCCTGCGGCCCGGTGATCCGGCCGAGGAGGCCGAGGGCACGTTCGCCCCGCTCTCCTCGCGCGCTGCGGCCGAGCTGGTGGCGGCTCAGGTCGACGACGCGGTGAGCAAGGGCGCGACCCTGCACGCCGGGGGAGTGCTCGGGGAGGCACCGGCCGCCTACTACTCACCCGCCGTGCTGACCGGGGTCACCGAGGACATGCGCGCCTATCGCGAGGAGCTCTTCGGGCCGGTGGCCGTGGTCTACGCGGTCTCCGACGACGACGAGGCCCTCACCCTGGCCAACGACAGCGCCTACGGCCTCGGCGGGGCGGTGTTCAGCACCGACACCGAGCGGGCCCGTGGCGTCGCGCAGCGGCTCGAGGTGGGCATGTCCAACGTCAACACCCCGGCCGGGGAAGGCGCCGAGGTGCCGTTCGGTGGCGTCAAGCGCAGTGGCTTCGGTCGCGAGCTCGGGCCGCTGGGCATGGACGAGTTCGTCAACAAGCGGATGTTCTACGTGGCCGACTAG
- a CDS encoding flavin monoamine oxidase family protein — protein MNAREADVIVVGAGLSGLIAAREVLRAGREPLVLEANDRVGGRILTEEPVPDVFLELGAQWIGDTHHRMEALASELGIGLYQQLEDGDTSYEFGGRILRGEAFHSAYADEVAQVERVLRTLDAMAESVDVAAPWAAPRADEWDRISVGQWYDQQGLSAVGRELLEICTVGILAVPTVEVSLLGLLVNVVTCGVTADLLSESEGGAQTKRFVGGTGQIPQRLADELGERVVLESPVLTIDVGDGVVTVGCRGGLVAKGKQVIVALAPTLAGRIMYDPPLPGVRDQLTQRLPQASAHKSFVLYDEPFWRDEGLNAQLISDAGPARMSNDSCMPEGDGGPGIILAFLEGENARVQGRWPDEQRQAALRDELVRHFGPRAAKPELIVEGAWVERQWTRGCYNANPGPCGWIHFGASLAEPIGPIKWAATETALAWSGYMEGAVDAGQRAAREVLADLG, from the coding sequence ATGAACGCACGTGAGGCGGACGTCATCGTCGTGGGGGCCGGGCTGTCCGGGCTGATCGCGGCGCGCGAGGTGCTGAGGGCCGGTCGCGAGCCGCTCGTGCTGGAGGCCAACGATCGCGTCGGGGGGCGGATCCTCACCGAGGAGCCGGTGCCCGACGTCTTCTTGGAGCTCGGCGCCCAGTGGATCGGCGACACCCACCACCGAATGGAGGCACTCGCCTCCGAGCTCGGGATCGGGCTCTACCAGCAGCTCGAGGACGGTGACACGTCGTACGAGTTCGGCGGGCGGATCCTTCGCGGTGAGGCCTTCCACTCGGCGTACGCCGACGAGGTCGCGCAGGTCGAGCGGGTGCTGCGCACGCTCGACGCGATGGCCGAGAGCGTCGACGTGGCGGCCCCGTGGGCGGCGCCGAGGGCCGACGAGTGGGACCGGATCTCGGTGGGGCAGTGGTACGACCAGCAGGGTCTCTCGGCGGTCGGTCGTGAGCTGCTGGAGATCTGCACGGTCGGCATCCTGGCGGTGCCGACGGTCGAGGTGTCGCTGCTCGGGCTGCTCGTCAACGTCGTCACGTGCGGCGTCACCGCCGACCTCCTCAGCGAGTCGGAGGGCGGCGCGCAGACGAAGCGGTTCGTCGGCGGGACCGGCCAGATCCCGCAGCGCCTGGCCGACGAGCTGGGGGAGCGGGTGGTCCTGGAGTCGCCGGTGCTGACCATCGACGTCGGCGACGGCGTCGTGACGGTCGGCTGTCGCGGCGGCCTCGTGGCGAAGGGCAAGCAGGTCATCGTCGCGCTCGCGCCGACCCTGGCCGGGCGGATCATGTACGACCCGCCGCTGCCGGGCGTGCGCGACCAGCTGACCCAGCGACTGCCGCAGGCGTCTGCCCACAAGTCGTTCGTGCTCTACGACGAGCCCTTCTGGCGCGACGAGGGGCTCAACGCCCAGCTGATCTCCGACGCCGGCCCCGCCCGGATGTCGAACGACTCCTGCATGCCGGAGGGCGACGGCGGTCCCGGCATCATCCTGGCCTTCCTCGAGGGGGAGAACGCGCGGGTCCAGGGACGCTGGCCCGACGAGCAGCGACAGGCCGCCCTCCGCGACGAGCTGGTCCGCCACTTCGGACCGCGGGCGGCGAAGCCCGAGCTGATCGTCGAGGGGGCCTGGGTCGAGCGGCAGTGGACGCGCGGCTGCTACAACGCCAACCCCGGGCCCTGCGGGTGGATCCACTTCGGGGCATCGCTCGCTGAGCCGATCGGGCCGATCAAGTGGGCCGCGACCGAGACCGCGCTCGCCTGGAGCGGCTACATGGAGGGCGCCGTTGACGCCGGCCAGCGGGCCGCGCGGGAGGTGCTGGCCGACCTCGGGTGA
- a CDS encoding NAD(P)/FAD-dependent oxidoreductase, with translation MTSRAVAASAAHASLAEAEPAVFWLADPARPAPAPALVGQTTADLLVVGGGYSGLWAALQAKEDDPSRDVLVVEGHEVGWGASGRNGGFCSASLTHGEANGLERFPQEFDTLQRMGAQNLDGIEDTLRRHGIDAEWERTGELDLATAAWQVDDLRQLADTVNENGGSMRFLDADQARARVDSPTYLAALHDPDGVAMVHPAKLAWGLKRACLDLGVRLHEHTRVTDLSGDGAGLRATTDLGAVRAGKVVLATNAETGLLRRLQHFIVPVYDYVLVTEPLDADQLASIGWEGREGLADAANQFHYYRLTADNRILWGGYDAIYHYGGKVRAEYDHRPSTYRLLAEQFFETFPQLEGLAFTHRWGGAIDTCSRFTAFWGTAYAGRLAYVAGYTGLGVGASRFGARVLLDLVDGLDTERTRLHMVRSKPLPFPPEPIRFGAITATRMAIAAADRNGGQRNLWLRTLDKMGLGFES, from the coding sequence ATGACATCCCGTGCGGTCGCCGCGTCTGCCGCTCATGCCTCCCTCGCCGAGGCCGAGCCGGCCGTCTTCTGGCTGGCCGACCCCGCGCGCCCGGCCCCTGCGCCCGCCCTGGTCGGGCAGACCACCGCCGACCTGCTGGTCGTGGGCGGCGGCTACTCCGGTCTGTGGGCTGCCCTGCAGGCCAAGGAGGACGACCCGTCGCGCGACGTGCTCGTCGTCGAGGGCCACGAGGTCGGCTGGGGTGCGTCGGGTCGCAACGGCGGCTTCTGCTCGGCCAGCCTGACCCACGGCGAGGCCAACGGCCTCGAGCGGTTTCCCCAGGAGTTCGACACCCTGCAGCGGATGGGCGCGCAGAACCTCGACGGCATCGAGGACACGCTGCGCCGCCACGGCATCGATGCCGAGTGGGAGCGGACGGGCGAGCTCGACCTCGCCACGGCCGCCTGGCAGGTCGACGACCTCCGTCAGCTCGCCGACACGGTCAACGAGAACGGCGGCTCGATGCGGTTCCTCGACGCCGACCAGGCCCGGGCACGCGTCGACTCGCCGACCTACCTCGCGGCCCTCCACGATCCCGACGGCGTGGCCATGGTGCATCCGGCCAAGCTGGCCTGGGGGCTCAAGCGGGCCTGCCTCGACCTCGGCGTCCGGCTGCACGAGCACACGCGCGTCACCGATCTGTCCGGCGACGGGGCGGGCCTGCGGGCGACCACCGACCTCGGTGCGGTGAGGGCCGGCAAGGTCGTGCTGGCGACCAACGCGGAGACCGGGCTGCTCCGGCGGCTGCAGCACTTCATCGTCCCGGTCTACGACTACGTCCTCGTCACCGAGCCGCTCGACGCCGACCAGCTCGCCTCGATCGGCTGGGAGGGGCGCGAGGGCCTCGCCGACGCGGCGAACCAGTTCCACTACTACCGCCTCACCGCCGACAACCGCATCCTGTGGGGCGGCTACGACGCGATCTACCACTACGGCGGCAAGGTGCGCGCGGAGTACGACCACCGCCCCTCGACGTACCGGCTCCTGGCCGAGCAGTTCTTCGAGACCTTCCCGCAGCTCGAGGGACTCGCCTTCACCCACCGCTGGGGCGGCGCGATCGACACGTGCAGCCGTTTCACGGCCTTCTGGGGCACGGCGTACGCCGGTCGGCTGGCCTACGTCGCCGGCTACACCGGTCTCGGCGTCGGAGCCAGCCGCTTCGGGGCGCGCGTGCTCCTCGACCTGGTCGACGGCCTCGACACCGAGCGCACCCGGCTGCACATGGTGCGCAGCAAGCCGCTGCCCTTCCCGCCGGAGCCGATCCGCTTCGGTGCGATCACCGCCACCCGGATGGCGATCGCGGCGGCCGACCGCAACGGCGGGCAGCGCAACCTGTGGCTGCGCACCCTCGACAAGATGGGACTGGGGTTCGAGTCATGA
- a CDS encoding primary-amine oxidase produces MGTQAPIHPLTPLSADEFRATAAILRRDRGLDGSWRFAGIELAEPAKVLVKGWRAGDPVERSAFAVLWNRASNEAAEAVVDLTGDRVTSWTDVPGVTPNFTVDEWHEVDVAMKSHPDVVAALAERGITDMDLVLFDAWTYARALMPEQYADRRLGWCDIWVRRTPHGNPYAHPVPGMKLIVDMNTCELLEIDRGPDPGMPEVKGEYVPEEWGGEQRTDVAPLQIVQPEGVSFTLEGEELRWQKWSMRVGFNYREGLTLHAVSYDGRDVAHRMSFAEMIVPYRDPSFEHVRRTAYDIGEWGLGFMTTSLELGCDCLGEITYLDATLHDSQGEPFTIGNAICIHEEDNAILWKHVDEHAGAEVRRMRRFVVSFHATVANYEYIVYWRFYQDGNIECEVRATGIMVTTPYDLEAGAPQTGTRVDNATYAPIHQHFIVARLDLDVDGPTQTVVEVDSEVVPIGPDNPHGLAVRTVATPVRSESEAGRDFSWERQRGWKVTNPNATNAHGDHPAYKLVPSASIPAFLEAGAPQFDRAPVIGHTVWVTANHPEERWPAGAYPTQSTTDVRGISDWVADDEPLEDADVVLWYVFGIHHVPRPEDWPVMPADTVAWWLKPFGFFDENPSLDVPPSPRASGSCCVDGECTCH; encoded by the coding sequence ATGGGCACGCAGGCTCCGATCCATCCGCTGACCCCGCTGAGCGCGGACGAGTTCCGCGCCACCGCCGCGATCCTGCGCCGGGACCGAGGACTCGACGGCTCCTGGCGGTTCGCCGGCATCGAGCTCGCTGAGCCCGCCAAGGTGCTGGTGAAGGGGTGGCGCGCCGGCGACCCGGTCGAGCGGTCGGCGTTCGCCGTGCTGTGGAACCGCGCGAGCAACGAGGCCGCCGAGGCCGTGGTCGACCTGACCGGTGACCGGGTGACCTCGTGGACCGACGTGCCCGGCGTGACCCCCAACTTCACCGTCGACGAGTGGCACGAGGTCGACGTCGCGATGAAGTCGCATCCCGACGTCGTGGCCGCGCTGGCCGAGCGCGGCATCACCGACATGGACCTGGTGCTCTTCGACGCCTGGACCTACGCCAGGGCGCTGATGCCCGAGCAGTACGCCGACCGACGTCTGGGCTGGTGCGACATCTGGGTCCGGCGTACGCCCCACGGCAACCCCTACGCCCACCCCGTCCCCGGCATGAAGCTGATCGTCGACATGAACACCTGCGAGCTCCTCGAGATCGACCGCGGCCCCGACCCGGGGATGCCGGAGGTCAAGGGCGAGTACGTCCCCGAGGAGTGGGGCGGCGAGCAGCGCACCGACGTCGCGCCGCTGCAGATCGTCCAGCCCGAGGGCGTCTCGTTCACGCTCGAGGGCGAGGAGTTGCGGTGGCAGAAGTGGTCGATGCGCGTCGGCTTCAACTACCGCGAGGGGCTGACCCTGCACGCGGTGTCCTACGACGGCCGCGACGTCGCGCACCGGATGTCGTTCGCCGAGATGATCGTGCCCTACCGCGACCCGTCCTTCGAGCACGTACGCCGCACGGCCTACGACATCGGCGAGTGGGGCCTCGGCTTCATGACGACCTCGCTCGAGCTCGGCTGCGACTGCCTCGGCGAGATCACCTACCTCGACGCGACCCTGCACGACTCGCAGGGTGAGCCCTTCACCATCGGCAACGCGATCTGCATCCACGAGGAGGACAACGCGATCCTGTGGAAGCACGTCGACGAGCACGCGGGCGCGGAGGTCCGGCGGATGCGCCGCTTCGTGGTGTCGTTCCACGCGACCGTCGCCAACTACGAGTACATCGTCTACTGGCGCTTCTACCAGGACGGCAACATCGAGTGCGAGGTGCGCGCCACGGGGATCATGGTGACGACGCCGTACGACCTCGAGGCCGGCGCACCACAGACGGGGACGCGCGTCGACAACGCGACGTACGCCCCGATCCACCAGCACTTCATCGTGGCCCGCCTCGACCTCGACGTCGACGGGCCCACCCAGACGGTGGTGGAGGTCGACTCCGAGGTGGTGCCGATCGGCCCGGACAACCCCCACGGCCTGGCGGTGCGCACGGTCGCGACACCGGTGCGCTCGGAGTCCGAGGCGGGTCGCGACTTCAGCTGGGAGAGGCAACGCGGGTGGAAGGTGACCAACCCGAACGCCACCAACGCGCACGGCGACCACCCCGCCTACAAGCTCGTCCCGAGCGCGTCGATCCCGGCGTTCCTGGAGGCCGGGGCACCGCAGTTCGACCGCGCCCCGGTGATCGGGCACACGGTCTGGGTCACGGCCAACCATCCCGAGGAGCGCTGGCCGGCGGGCGCCTACCCGACGCAGTCCACCACCGACGTGCGCGGCATCAGCGACTGGGTCGCCGACGACGAGCCGCTCGAGGACGCCGACGTCGTGCTCTGGTACGTCTTCGGCATCCACCACGTCCCCCGACCCGAGGACTGGCCGGTGATGCCGGCCGACACGGTCGCGTGGTGGCTGAAGCCCTTCGGCTTCTTCGACGAGAACCCCTCGCTCGACGTGCCGCCCTCCCCGAGGGCGAGCGGTTCCTGCTGCGTCGACGGGGAGTGCACCTGCCACTGA